From the Aerococcus viridans genome, the window AAGTCATGGCAAAACAAAAAATTCGTATTCGTTTAAAAGCTTACGAACACCGTGCATTAGATCAATCAGCAGCTAAAATTGTTGATACTGCACAACGTACAGGAGCAGAAGTATCAGGTCCAATTCCATTGCCTACTGAACGCTCATTATTCACAGTAATCCGTGCAACACACAAATACAAGGATTCACGTGAACAATTCGAAATGCGTACGCACAAACGTTTAATCGACATCGTTAACCCAACACCAAAAACTGTTGATGCGTTAATGAAATTAGATTTACCATCAGGCGTAGACATCGAAATTAAATTATAATTCCAGAATCATCGCAACAAATTAGTTAACCCAATTATTAAATAAAAAAATTATACGGAGGTGTACTCATGACTAAAGGAATCTTAGGAAAAAAAGTAGGTATGACACAATTCTTTACAGAAACTGGTGAATTAGTACCAGTTACAGTTATCGAAGCACAACCAAACGTTGTTTTACAAGCTAAAACAAACGAAACTGATGGCTACGAAGCTATTCAAGTTGGTTTTGACAACAAACGTGAAGTATTGGCAAACAAACCTCACAAAGGTCATGTAGCAAAAGCAGAAACTACTCCTAAGCGCTTCATTAAAGAATTCAAAGATGTTGAGCTAGGAGATTACGAAGTTGGATCAGAAATCAAGGTTGATATCTTCCAAGCAGGAGACATCGTTGATGTTACGGGTACTTCAAAAGGTAAAGGATTCCAAGGTGCTATCAAGCGTCATGGTCAATCACGTGGGCCTATGTCACACGGTTCTCATTACCACCGCAGCCCAGGTTCAATGGGTATGGCGTCGGATGCTTCTAAAGTATTCAAGGGTAAAAACTTACCAGGACAAACTGGTGGTACTCAAATCACTATCCAAAACCTAGAAATCGTTAAAGTAGATGCAGAGCGCAACGTCATCTTAATCAAAGGTAACGTTCCAGGTGCTAAAAAATCTATGGTAACAATCAAATCTGCAGTTAAATCTGCTGAATAATACCAGGAAGGAGGAACAGTTTCATGGCAAACATTACATTATTTAAACAAGACGGTTCACAAGCTGGCGAAATCACATTAAACGATGAAGTCTTCGCAATCGAACCAAATGAAAATGCAATCTACGATGTAGTTATTATGCAACAAGCTTCATTACGTCAAGGTACTCACAAAGTTAAAGGACGTTCAGAAGTTAGCGGTGGTGGACGTAAACCATGGCGTCAAAAAGGTACAGGTCGTGCTCGTCAAGGTTCAATCCGCTCTCCACAATGGGTAGGCGGTGGCCGTGCATTCGGACCAACACCTCGTTCATATGCTTATAAATTACCTCGTAAAGTTCGTCGTTTAGCTTTACGCTCTGCATTATCTACTAAGGTAGCAGAAAACAACTTCATCGTTGTTGATGAATTAGCATTCGAAACACCAAAAACTAAATTATTCCAAGAAGTGTTGAATAACTTACAAGTTGAAAATAAAGTTTTAGTTGTAATCAACAAAGACAACGACAACGCACAATTATCAGCTCGTAACTTACCAAACGTAAAAGTAGTTGATGAAAACAACGTTAACGTATTCGACTTAGTTAACTCTGAAAAAGTCATCATTACAAAAGCAGCACTTTCTAACGTAGAGGAGGTACTAGCATAATGTTGGCACACGACGTAATCATTCGCCCAATCATCACTGAAGAATCAATGTTGAAAATGGACGAAAACAAATACACTTTTGAAGTAGCTGTTAAAGCGAACAAAACAGAAGTTAAACAAGCAATCGAAGAATTGTTCAACGTAGACGTGAAAAACGTAAACATCATGAACGTTCGCGGTAAATTAAAACGTATGGGACGTTTTGCTGGTTATACACGTAAACGCCGTAAAGCAATCGTAACCATCGCTGAAGGTCAATCAATCGAAATCTTCGGAAACGAAGCAGAATAATTAAGATAGGAGGAAATTCACGTGGCGATAAAAACATATAAAGCAACGACTAACGGTCGTCGTAACATGTCAGGTTCAGATTTCTCAGAAATCACTAAAACAACTCCTGAAAAAACATTGTTAGAATCACAAAGCAAACGTGCTGGTCGTAATAACAACGGTCGCATTACAGTTCGTCATCACGGTGGTGGACACAAACAAGCTTACCGTATCATCGACTTCAAACGTAATAAAGACAACGTTGAAGGTGTAGTGAAAGCTATTGAGTACGATCCAAACCGTTCAGCTAATATTGCATTAATCCACTATACAGATGGTATTAAAACTTACATCATCGCACCTAAAGGTTTACAAGTTGGTGCTCGTATTTCTTCTGGTGAAGCAGCAGATATCAAAGTTGGTAATGCATTACCATTGAAAAATATCCCAGTTGGTACTTTAGTACATAACATTGAAACTAAACCTGGTAAAGGTGGACAATTAGTTCGCTCTGCTGGTGCTAGCGCTCAAGTGTTAGGTAAAGAAGACAAATACGTATTGATTAAATTAACTTCTGGTGAAGTTCGTATGATCTTAGGTACTTGTCGTGCAACAATTGGTGCTGTTGGTAACGAACAACACAGCTTAATCAACGTAGGTAAAGCAGGACGCTCTCGTTGGGCAGGTAAACGTCCAACTGTTCGTGGATCTGTAATGAACCCTAACGATCACCCTCACGGTGGTGGTGAAGGTAAAGCTCCAGTCGGACGTCCAAGTCCAATGACTCCATGGGGTAAACCTGCACGTGGTATTAAGACTCGTGATAAGAACGCACGTAGCAATAAATTAATTGTACGTCGTCGTAACTCTAAGTAATCACATTAAATAGGATAGCGAAGGGAGCCAAATAAATATGAGCCGTAGCTTGAAAAAAGGACCTTTTTGTGATGACCATTTAATGAAAAAAGTGGTTGCACAACAAGACGCACAAAAGAAACAAGTAATCAAAACATGGTCACGCCGTTCAACAATTTTCCCTAACTTTGTTGGGTTAACAATTGCTGTATACGATGGCCGCAAACATGTACCAGTTTATATCCAAGAAGATATGGTAGGTCACAAATTAGGTGAATTCGTACCAACTCGTACATATAAAGGACATGGCGCTGACGACAAGACAACTCGTCGTTAATCTGAGAGGAGGAAATAAAGAATGGCAGAACAAATTACATCTGCAAAAGCAACTGCAAACACAGTTCGCGTTTCTGCTCGTAAAGCACGTTTAGTTGTTGACTTAATCCGCAACAAAACTGTCGGTGAAGCTATTGCAATCTTAAAAAACACTCCTCGTTCAGCATCTCCTGCTGTAGAGAAAGTGTTAATGTCTGCAATTGCAAACGCAGAGCACAACTTTGGCTTAGAGCCAGCTAACTTAGTAGTAAGCGAAGCATTCGTAAACGAAGGACCAACGATGAAACGTTTCCGTCCACGTGCGAAAGGTTCAGCTTCTAGAATCAACAAACGTACAAGCCACATTACAGTGGTAGTAAAAACAGCAGAGGAGGCATAATTAATGGGACAAAAGATTAATCCTATCGGTATGCGTATCGGCGTCATCAAAGATTGGGACGCTCGTTGGTATGCAGAAAAAGACTTTGCAGATACTTTACACGAAGACTTACATATCCGCGAATACATCGCTGAAACATTAAAAGATGCTTCTGTATCTCAAGTTGAAATTGAACGTGCTGCAAACAAAGTTAACGTAAACATCCACACTGCTAAACCAGGTATGGTTATCGGTAAAGGTGGTTCTGAAGTTGACGCATTACGTAAAACTTTAAACAACCGTACAGGTAAAAAAGTACACATCAACATTGTAGAAATTAAAAAACCTGAATTAGACGCTAAATTAGTTGGTGAGTCAATCGCTCAACAATTAGAAAACCGTGTAGCTTTCCGTCGTGCGCAAAAACAAGCAATCCAACGCACAATGAAATCAGGAGCTAAAGGTATCAAAGTTCAAATCTCAGGTCGTTTGAATGGTGCCGACATGGCGCGTTCAGAAACTCAAGTAGAAGGAACAGTTCCATTGCATACATTGCGTGCGGACATCGACTACTCATGGGAAGAAGCCGACACTACTTACGGTAAGATCGGTATCAAAACATGGGTATGCCGTGGTGAAATCCTTCCAACAAAAAATATTCAAGGGGAGGCTTAAAACATGTTAGTACCTAAACGTGTAAAACACAGACGTGAATTCCGTGGTAAAATGCGTGGCGAAGCTAAAGGCGGAAAAGAAATTGCATACGGTGAATTCGGTTTGCAAGCATTAGATTCAGCATGGATCACTAACCGTCAAATTGAAGCATCTCGTATTGCCATGACACGTTACATGAAACGTGGTGGGAAAGTATGGATTAAAATCTTCCCACATAAATCTTATACAGCTAAAGCAATTGGTGTTCGTATGGGTTCTGGTAAAGGTGCTCCAGAAGGTTGGGTATCTCCAGTAAAACGCGGTAAAATCTTATTTGAAGTTGCCGGTGTTCCAGAAGAAGTAGCTAAAGAAGCATTGCGTTTAGCATCTCACAAATTACCTATTCGTACTAAAATCGTAAAACGTGAAATTGGTGGTGAATCTAATGACTAAATTTACAGATATTAAAGATCTTTCCACTGCTGAACTTACTGCTAAAGAACAAGAATATCGTCAAGAATTATTCAACTTACGATTCCAATTGGCAACTGGTCAATTAGAAAACACAGCTCGTATTAAAGCTGTTCGTAAAGATATCGCACGTGTTAAAACTGCGTTACGTAATCAAGAAGCGTAAGAAAATTCAGTAAAGGAGGAAACCTGTCCATGGAAGAACGTAATAACCGTAAAGTGTTACAAGGCCGTGTTGTTTCTGACAAAATGGAGAAAACAATCACAGTCCAAGTTGATACTTTCAAATTCCATCCAACATATGGTAAACGTATCAAATATTCTAAGAAATACAAAGCACATGATGAAAACAATTCAGCAAAAATGGGTGACATCGTCCGCATCGCGGAAACTCGTCCATTGTCAAAAGACAAATACTTCCGTCTTGTTGAAATCGTTGAAGAATCAATCATTATCTAATAACAACTGGAAGGAGGTACTCTATAAATGATTCAATCAGAAACTCGTTTAAAAGTAGCAGATAACTCAGGCGCGCGTGAAGTCCTAACAATTAAAGTATTAGGCGGATCTGGCCGTAAAACTGCAAACATTGGTGATGTTATCGTGGCAACTGTTAAAAATGCAACACCAGGTGGAGTTGTCAAAAAAGGTGATGTAGTTAAAGCAGTTATCGTTCGTACTAAGAGCGGCGTTCGTCGTCCAGATGGTTCATACATCAAATTCGACGAAAATGCATGTGTAATTATTCGTGACGATAAATCTCCTCGTGGAACACGTATCTTTGGTCCAGTTGCACGTGAATTACGTGACAACAACTATATGCGTATTATTTCATTAGCTCCAGAAGTAATCTAAAATCTGAAGAAAATAAGGAGGTGCCCGTTTAAATGAAAGTAAAAGCAAATGACACAGTTATCGTTATTGCCGGTAAAGACAAAGGCAAACAAGGTCGTGTAAAACAAGCTTTGCCAAAAGCTGACAAAGTTGTTGTTGAAGGTGTTAACATCGTTAAAAAACATCAACGTCCAACTCAAATGAACCCTCAAGGCGGTATCATCGAAGTTGAAGCACCTATTCATGTATCTAACGTACAACTAGTAGACCCTAAAACAGGCGAAGCAACACGTGTAGGTTACCAAGAGCAAGATGGTAAACGTGTTCGCGTAGCGAAAAAATCAGGCGAAGTAATCGCTGAAGCAGTATCAGGAGAGGAGGACGCTGAATAATGGCTAATCGTTTACAAGAAAAATATAAAAATGAAGTAGTACCATCAATGGTTGAAAAATTTAACTATAGCTCAATCATGCAAGCACCTAAATTAGATAAAATCGTTATCAACATGGGTGTTGGTGATGCAGTATCTAACGCGAAAAACTTAGAAAACGCTGTTGAAGAATTAACATTAATTGCTGGTCAAAAACCAGTTGTTACAACTGCTAAGAAATCAATCGCTGGTTTCCGTTTACGTGAAGGTATGCCAATCGGTACTAAAGTTACTTTACGTGGCGAACGTATGTATGAATTCTTCGACAAATTAGTAACAGTTTCACTACCTCGTGTACGTGACTTCCGTGGTATCAGCAACCGCTCATTCGATGGTCGTGGTAACTACACATTAGGTATCCGTGAACAATTGATTTTCCCAGAAATCGACTTTGATAAAGTATCTAAAGTACGTGGTATGGATATCGTAATTGTTACAACTGCTAATTCAGACGAAGAATCATTAGAATTATTAACTCAACTAGGAATGCCATTCCAAAAATAATAAAGTCTTGAAGGAGGCGTGAGTAATTTGGCAAAAAAATCAATGATCGAAAAGAACAAGAAACCAGCTAAATATTCTACTCAAGAATATACTCGTTGTGAACGTTGTGGACGCCCACATTCAGTTTACCGTAAATTTAAATTATGCCGTATTTGCCTTCGTGAACTTGCCTATAAAGGGGAAATTCCTGGAGTCAAAAAAGCAAGCTGGTAAATTTCTGGTAATTAAGTAAAGGAGGGTGTACTCGTAATGGTCATGACTGATCCAATTGCGGACTTTTTAACTCGTATTCGTAACGCCAACATGGTGCGCCACGAATCATTCGAAAGTCCATCATCAAAAATCAAAGAAAATATTGCTGCTATCCTTAAAGAAGAAGGATATATCAAAGATTACGAAATCATCGAAGATGATAAACAAAACGTTATCCGTGTATTCATGAAATACACAAGCGATAACCAACGAGTAATCACAAACTTAAAACGTATCTCTAAACCAGGTTTACGTGTATACGCGAAAAGTGATCAAATTCCTAAAGTTTTAAATGGCTTAGGTACTGCATTAATTTCAACATCTGAAGGTGTTATCACTGATAAAGCAGCCCGTGCTAAAAACATCGGTGGCGAAGTTTTAGCTTACATTTGGTAATAAATAACAAAAATTAAAAAACAAAATTGAAAGGCAGGTGCAGTCTAGAATGAGTCGTATTGGTAATAAAATTATCGAGATTCCTAGTAACGTAACCGTAGAAAAAGCTGGTTCAACTATCACTGTTAAAGGCCCTAAAGGCGAATTATCACGTGAGTTCAACCCTGTAATTGATATTCAAATCGGGGAGAAAGAAATCACATTCACTCGTCCGAATGACCACAAAGAAGTACGTTCTATCCACGGAACTACTCGTGCATTAGTAAACAACATGGTTATTGGTGTTTCTGAAGGATTCGAGAAGAAACTTGAAATGACTGGTGTTGGTTACCGTGCACAATTAGCAGGTAATAAATTAACTATCAATGTTGGTTTATCTCACCCTGTTGAATTTGTAGCACCAGAAGGCATCGAAATCGAAGTGCCAACTAACACTACAATCAACATCAAAGGTATCAACAAAGAAGTTGTTGGTGAATTAGCAGCGAATATCCGTTCAACTCGTTTACCAGAACCATACAAAGGTAAAGGTATTCACTATGTTGGCGAACACATTCGTCGTAAAGAAGGTAAAACTGGTAAATAATTGTAATTCTTTACAATTATTTCCTTTTACTTGTATCCAAATTATTTATAAAATGAGGGTGACGAGGTCATCCTTACAAATCTAACAAAGAGGTGACTATTTTGATCAGCAAACCAGATAAAAATAAATTACGTCAAAAACGCCACGCGCGTGTTCGTAGCAACATTTCTGGAACAGCAGAGTGCCCACGCTTGAACGTATTCCGTTCTAACAAACACATCTACGCTCAATTAATTGATGACGTAGCGGGTGTTACTGTAGCGAGTGCCTCTACAAACGAAGAAACATTATCTGCCGCAACTAAAACCGAAAGTGCAGCATTAGTTGGTAAAGCTATCGCTGAACGCGGTGTAGCAGCAGGCGTTAAAGTTGTAAAATTTGACCGTGGTGGCTACCAATATCACGGACGTGTACAAGCTTTAGCAGATGCAGCTCGTGAAAACGGCTTAGAATTTTAGGAAAAGGAGGAAGCCAAGAACATGACAAACACATTTCAAGAATTAAACATTAACGAAAACGACCTTGAAGAACGCGTTGTTGCCATTAACCGTGTTGCTAAAACCGTTAAAGGTGGACGTCGTATGAACTTCGGTGCCGTTGTTGTTGTCGGTGATAGAAATGGCCATGTTGGTCTAGGTACTGGTAAAGCTGCCGAAGTACCAGAAGCAATCCGCAAAGCGGTTGAAGATGGTAAGAAAAACTTAATTACTATACCTCGTGCAGGATCAACTGTTCCTCATGAAGTTATCGGTAAATTTAACGGTGGACACGTATTACTTAAACCAGCTCAAGCCGGTTCAGGTATCGCTGCTGGTGGTCCAGTTCGTGCCGTAGTCGAATTAGGTGGTATCGCAGATATTACTTCTAAATCACTAGGTTCTAACTCACCAATCAACATTGTACGTGCTACTTTAGAAGCAATTAAATCATTAAAATCTCCAGAAGATGTCGCTGCATTACGTGGTAAATCTGTGGAAGAATTATTAGGTTAAGGGGGAAATTCGAATGACTGAAGTAAAAATTACTTTAAAACGCAGTTTAATTGGACGTCCTCAAGACCAAATTAAAACAGCTCAAGCATTAGGGTTAACAAAAGTTGGTAAAACAGTTGTTAAAACTCGTAACGAGGCAATCAACGGTATGATTACTAAAATTGCTCACTTAGTAGTTGTTGAAGAAGCATAATCTAGAATAGGAGGTGCCTAACAGGATGAAATTACATGAATTACAACCTTCAGAAGGATCTCGTCACACACGTCACCGTGTAGGTCGTGGTGCAAGTTCTGGTTGGGGTAAACTATCAAAACGTGGACAAAAAGGTCAAAAAGCTCGTTCAGGTGGTGGTGTACGTCTAGGTTTCGAAGGTGGACAAACACCATTGTTCCGTCGTATTCCAAAACGTGGTTTTACAAACATCAACCGTAAAGAATATGCGATCATCAATCTTGATGACTTAAACGTATTTGAAGATGGTGCTGTTGTAGCCGCTGCTGACTTAATCGAAGCAGGCTTAGTTAAAAAAGAAAAATCTGGTATCAAAGTTTTAGGTAATGGTGAATTAGAACGCAAACTAACCGTTAAAGCAGCTAAATTCTCAGCATCAGCTAAAGAAGCTATTGAGGCCGCTGGGGGTTCAATCGAGGTGATCTAATGTTTCAAATACTGAAAAATGGATTTCAGGATAAGGATATTAGAAGCCGCGTGGCATTCACAGCAATCATGTTGATTGTATTCCGTATCGGGGCTAGCATAACTGTCCCGGGCGTGAATGCTGCAGGAATTCAAGGGTTAGCTGAATCTGGTTTATTCAGCCTACTAAACACTCTTGGTGGGGGAGCACTTTCGAGCTACTCCATCTTTTCATTGGGTGTTTCACCGTATATAACCGCATCTATTATTATTCAACTATTGCAGATGGAGATTATACCTTCATTTACAGAGTGGTCTAAACAGGGTGAAGTTGGTCGTCGTAAGTTAAATCGATGGACTAGATACTTTGCTGTAGCGATTGGCTTTTTTCAAGCTTTAGCTATTTCAATAGGATTTAATTCATTGTCATCGCTAGGATTAATTGATAATCCAGGTTTTGTAACTTACTTACTGATTGCTTTATTCATGACTGCTGGATCTATGTTTGTTGTCTGGATTGGTGAGCAAATCACTGAATATGGAATAGGTAATGGTACTTCAATCATTATCTTTGCTGGTATTCTAGCGCAAATCCCCTCAGAGTTAACGTCTTACTATCAAAATAACATTGTAGATGCTACTAGCAGTGAATTAAATCAACAATTGATATATGCAGGACTATTTGTTCTTGTATTTATCCTATTAATTATGTTCGTCATTTTCATGAGTCAAGCGGAACGTCAAATCCCCGTACGTTATTCAAAACGTGCGAATTCGGCATCGCAAAAGTCTCATTTACCATTAAAGATTAACTCAGCAGGTGTTATTCCCGTTATCTTCGCGTCATCATTAATCATGGTGCCACAAACGGTACTCGGACTATTTGCCGCTGATTATAGTGATGTTTCTTGGTATCAAATATTGTCAACAATCTTTAATTTGGAAAAACCAGCGGGTATTGCTATTTACGCAATTGTCATTATTTTGTTCACATTCTTCTATGCACATATTCAGATTAACCCTGAACGTGCTGCAGAAAACTTGCAAAAAGCTGGTGGATATATTCCAAGTATCCGGCCAGGTTTAGCAACTAAAGAATATTTACAAAAAATGTTAAATCGTTTAAGTACAGTAGGCTCACTATTCTTGATGGGTGTAGCAGTTCTACCTTTACTAGGGGCATACTTCTTTGATATGCCACAATCAATTGCTTTAGGTGGTACAAGCTTACTAATCGTTGTTGGTGTTGCTTTAGATACAGCAAAACAAATTGAAGGACGTACAATTAAACGTCAATACGTTGGCTTTATTCATGATAAAAAAGACTAATGCGTAACGTGCTTGGGGAGGACAATTATGAATATTATTTTAATGGGCTTGCCTGGTGCCGGTAAAGGTACTCAAGCAGCTAAAATCGTTGAAGATTACAAATTTCCACATATTTCTACTGGAGATATGTTTAGATCAGCAATCGCTGAAGGAACTGAATTAGGAAAAAAAGCTAAATTATTCATGGATGATGGTGCATTAGTTCCTGATGAAGTAACGAATGGTATTGTTGAAGAAAGACTTCAAAAAGAAGATACACAAGCTGGCTTTATGCTAGACGGTTTTCCAAGAACTGAAGCGCAAGCTAAAGAGCTTGGCGGTATCATGACTCGCTTAGATCGCGACATTGATGCAGTTATCTACTTAGACGTGCCAGCAGAAACGTTGAAAGAACGTTTATCAGGACGAATCATTTGTCGTAACTGTGGCGCAACATACCACAAAGTTTTGAACAAACCAAAAGTAGACGGCGTATGCGATGTTTGCGGAAGCCATGATTTCTACCAACGTGAAGACGATAAACCTGAAGTTGTTGAAAACAGATTAAAAGTTAATCAAGAACAACAACAACCAATCTTAGACTTCTATGAAGGTCAAGGAAAGCTTTATCGCATTCCTGGTGATATCGGTATTGACAATGTTTACGCTGAGATCCAAAAGATTTTAGATAAATAAATTTTGTTGCTTTAAGTCGCTAATTATGGTAAGATATTCGGGTTGACTGAACATTTCGTATTTCTATCCTACAATCAATTAGTGATTAAACGAAACAACCACCATTAGGAGGAAAAACTTTGTCAAAAGAAGATATGATCGAAATTGAAGGTACTGTTACTGAAACATTACCTAATGCTATGTTTAAGGTCCAATTGGAAAATGGTTATGAGGTTTTAGCGCATATTTCAGGAAAAATGCGTGTAAACTACATTCGTATTTTGCCAGGTGACCGTGTAAAAGTTGAGATGTCTCCATATGACTTGACGAAAGGTCGTATCACCTACCGATTCAAGTAATGTAGAGATATATAATCGAGGAGGTATAACTGTGAAAGTAAGAGCATCTGTTAAACCAATGTGCGAACATTGTAAAGTTATTCGCCGTAACGGTAAAGTTATGGTTATTTGTTCTAATCCAAAACATAAACAACGCCAAGGCTAATTAAAGATAAATAAAAAGGAGGGTTTTCATATATGGCTCGTATAGCAGGAGTAGATATTCCACGTGAGAAACGTATCGTTATTGCCTTAACATACATCTATGGTATCGGTAAAACGACTTCTCAAAAAATCTTAGCGCAAGCTGAAATTTCAGAAGATACTCGTGTACGTGACTTAACTAACGATGAGTTAGATCGTTTACGTGCAGCAGTAGATACAATTAAAGTTGAAGGCGACTTACGTCGTGAACGTGCTTTAGACATCAAACGTCTACAAGAAATCGGTTCATACCGTGGTATCCGTCACCGTCGTGGTTTACCAGTTCGTGGTCAAAACACTAAGAACAACGCACGTACGCGTAAAGGTAAAGCTGTCGCAATTCAAGGTAAGAAAAAATAATCTAAAAGGAGGTTAATTACACTATGGCTAAACGTCCAGTTTCACGCAAACGTCGTGTGAAGAAAAATGTCGAAACAGGTGTGGCGCACATCCACTCTACATTTAACAATACTATCGTTATGATTACTGATGAGCATGGTAATGCAATTTCTTGGTCATCTGCAGGTGCTTTAGGATTTAAAGGTTCTCGTAAATCTACTCCTTACGCTGCACAAATGGCTTCAGAAACAGCTACAAAAGCTGCTATGGATCACGGTATGAAATCTGTTGAAGTTTCAGTAAAAGGCCCTGGTTCAGGTCGTGAATCAGCTATCCGTGCTTTACAAGCAGCAGGTTTAGAAGTTACTGCTATTCGCGATGTAACACCTATTCCTCATAATGGTTGCCGTCCTCCAAAACGTCGTCGTGTTTAATCGATTGATGAACTTGGATATGCGATGATACATTTTCTCACGTTTTGAAAGGGGTAATTTGTCGATATGATCGAAATTGAAAAGCCAAATATTGAGACAATTGAAATTAACGACGATAGTAAATTTGGTAAATTCGTTGTAGAACCATTAGAACGCGGCTATGGAACAACCCTAGGTAATTCATTACGTCGTATCTTGTTGTCCTCACTACCAGGTACAGCTGTTACATCAATCCAAATTGACGATGTTTTGCATGAATACTCAACAGTCCCAGGTGTACGTGAAGACGTTACTGAGATTGTGTTGAACGTAAAACAATTATCATTGAAATTGTATGACGTAGAAGAAAAACAAGTAGAAATTGACATCACAGGTCCAGCTGACGTAACAGCTGCTGATATTATTGCCGATGCTGATTTCGATGTTATGAATCCAGACTTACATATCTGTACGCTTGCAGAAGGCGCTCGTTTCCACATGATTATGAATGTTAAAAACGGTCGTGGTTTTGTACGCTCAGAAAATAATAAAGTGGATTCAATGCCAATTGGCGAAATCCCAGTGGATTCTATCTACACACCAATTTCCAAAGTAAACTATCAAGTTGAAAATACTCGTATCGGAGAAATCAACGAATACGATAAATTAACTATGGATATTTGGACTGATGGTACAATTTCACCCGAAGAAGCATTAAGCTTAGCGGCAAAAATCATGACAGAACACTTGGAAGTATTCGTTAACTTAACAGACGAAGCTCGTCAAGTTGAAGTTATGGTCGAAAAAGAAGAAACACAAAAAGAAAAAATGCTTGAAATGACTATTGAAGAACTAGACTTATCAGTTCGTTCATACAACTGTTTAAAACGTGCAGGCATCAATACTGTTGAAGAATTGACTAACAAATCTGAACCAGAAATGATGAAAGTACGTAACTTAGGTCGTAAGTCTCTTGAAGAGGTTAAAAACAAGCTAGCTGCTCTTGACTTATCTTTACGTCAAGAAGATTAATAAATCATAAAGGAGGATACTGACAATGGGTTACCGTAAATTAGGTCGTACTAGCTCTCAACGTAAAGCTATGTTACGTGACTTAACTACTGATTTAATTATCAATGAACGTATTACTACAACAGAAACTCGTGCGAAAGAGATCCGTCGTACAGCTGAAAAAATGATTACTTTAGGTAAACGTGGAGATTTAGCTGCTCGCCGTCAAGCGAACCAATTTGTTCGTAACGAAATCGCCGATGTTCGCGCTGAAGGTGAAGACATCGTTATCGAGTCTGCTTTACAAAAATTATTCAACGATCTTGGTCCTCGTTACGCTGAACGTCAAGGTGGAT encodes:
- the rplC gene encoding 50S ribosomal protein L3, coding for MTKGILGKKVGMTQFFTETGELVPVTVIEAQPNVVLQAKTNETDGYEAIQVGFDNKREVLANKPHKGHVAKAETTPKRFIKEFKDVELGDYEVGSEIKVDIFQAGDIVDVTGTSKGKGFQGAIKRHGQSRGPMSHGSHYHRSPGSMGMASDASKVFKGKNLPGQTGGTQITIQNLEIVKVDAERNVILIKGNVPGAKKSMVTIKSAVKSAE
- the rpsS gene encoding 30S ribosomal protein S19, producing MSRSLKKGPFCDDHLMKKVVAQQDAQKKQVIKTWSRRSTIFPNFVGLTIAVYDGRKHVPVYIQEDMVGHKLGEFVPTRTYKGHGADDKTTRR
- the rplW gene encoding 50S ribosomal protein L23 produces the protein MLAHDVIIRPIITEESMLKMDENKYTFEVAVKANKTEVKQAIEELFNVDVKNVNIMNVRGKLKRMGRFAGYTRKRRKAIVTIAEGQSIEIFGNEAE
- the rpsQ gene encoding 30S ribosomal protein S17, with the translated sequence MEERNNRKVLQGRVVSDKMEKTITVQVDTFKFHPTYGKRIKYSKKYKAHDENNSAKMGDIVRIAETRPLSKDKYFRLVEIVEESIII
- the rplD gene encoding 50S ribosomal protein L4, yielding MANITLFKQDGSQAGEITLNDEVFAIEPNENAIYDVVIMQQASLRQGTHKVKGRSEVSGGGRKPWRQKGTGRARQGSIRSPQWVGGGRAFGPTPRSYAYKLPRKVRRLALRSALSTKVAENNFIVVDELAFETPKTKLFQEVLNNLQVENKVLVVINKDNDNAQLSARNLPNVKVVDENNVNVFDLVNSEKVIITKAALSNVEEVLA
- the rplB gene encoding 50S ribosomal protein L2, coding for MAIKTYKATTNGRRNMSGSDFSEITKTTPEKTLLESQSKRAGRNNNGRITVRHHGGGHKQAYRIIDFKRNKDNVEGVVKAIEYDPNRSANIALIHYTDGIKTYIIAPKGLQVGARISSGEAADIKVGNALPLKNIPVGTLVHNIETKPGKGGQLVRSAGASAQVLGKEDKYVLIKLTSGEVRMILGTCRATIGAVGNEQHSLINVGKAGRSRWAGKRPTVRGSVMNPNDHPHGGGEGKAPVGRPSPMTPWGKPARGIKTRDKNARSNKLIVRRRNSK
- the rplP gene encoding 50S ribosomal protein L16, encoding MLVPKRVKHRREFRGKMRGEAKGGKEIAYGEFGLQALDSAWITNRQIEASRIAMTRYMKRGGKVWIKIFPHKSYTAKAIGVRMGSGKGAPEGWVSPVKRGKILFEVAGVPEEVAKEALRLASHKLPIRTKIVKREIGGESND
- the rpsC gene encoding 30S ribosomal protein S3; translated protein: MGQKINPIGMRIGVIKDWDARWYAEKDFADTLHEDLHIREYIAETLKDASVSQVEIERAANKVNVNIHTAKPGMVIGKGGSEVDALRKTLNNRTGKKVHINIVEIKKPELDAKLVGESIAQQLENRVAFRRAQKQAIQRTMKSGAKGIKVQISGRLNGADMARSETQVEGTVPLHTLRADIDYSWEEADTTYGKIGIKTWVCRGEILPTKNIQGEA
- the rpsJ gene encoding 30S ribosomal protein S10, with translation MAKQKIRIRLKAYEHRALDQSAAKIVDTAQRTGAEVSGPIPLPTERSLFTVIRATHKYKDSREQFEMRTHKRLIDIVNPTPKTVDALMKLDLPSGVDIEIKL
- the rplV gene encoding 50S ribosomal protein L22 produces the protein MAEQITSAKATANTVRVSARKARLVVDLIRNKTVGEAIAILKNTPRSASPAVEKVLMSAIANAEHNFGLEPANLVVSEAFVNEGPTMKRFRPRAKGSASRINKRTSHITVVVKTAEEA
- the rpmC gene encoding 50S ribosomal protein L29, whose amino-acid sequence is MTKFTDIKDLSTAELTAKEQEYRQELFNLRFQLATGQLENTARIKAVRKDIARVKTALRNQEA